A single genomic interval of Aureliella helgolandensis harbors:
- a CDS encoding AAA family ATPase, which translates to MENVAEKMQQQADEFRTRYMAVRDEIGKTIVGHDEIVHGVLTSMFVGGHCLLEGVPGLGKTMLVRTLAEALSLNFSRVQFTPDLMPADILGTNMIVERDDGRKVFEFQKGPIFTQICLADEINRATPKTQSALLETMQEGTVTVAGNRFVLDQPFFVLATQNPIEQEGTYPLPEAQLDRFLFKLVVGYSTREELNTIVDRTTRGVKIATNKIMDGEEIQRWQKLVREVILATHVQDYIVRLVLATHPAGELAQEVTNQYVRWGSSPRGAQTLALAAKVRALLDGRFNVSFEDVRRVFLPSMRHRVLLNFEAQAEGIEPDQVLLEILEKVPEKASN; encoded by the coding sequence ATGGAAAACGTTGCCGAGAAAATGCAGCAGCAAGCCGATGAGTTTCGCACTCGCTATATGGCTGTACGCGATGAGATTGGTAAGACAATCGTTGGGCATGACGAAATCGTGCATGGTGTTTTGACCAGCATGTTTGTCGGTGGGCATTGCTTGTTGGAAGGGGTTCCCGGGCTCGGTAAGACGATGTTGGTGCGAACCTTGGCGGAAGCGCTGAGCTTGAATTTTAGTCGCGTGCAATTCACTCCTGATCTGATGCCCGCCGATATTTTGGGCACCAACATGATCGTGGAACGCGACGATGGTCGCAAAGTCTTTGAGTTTCAGAAGGGGCCGATCTTTACGCAGATTTGCCTGGCGGACGAGATCAACCGTGCAACCCCCAAGACGCAATCTGCCCTGCTTGAAACCATGCAGGAAGGGACCGTCACCGTGGCCGGTAATCGCTTTGTACTCGATCAGCCCTTCTTTGTATTGGCAACTCAAAACCCCATCGAGCAGGAAGGGACCTACCCACTGCCGGAAGCACAGCTCGACCGATTTTTGTTCAAGCTGGTTGTCGGCTACAGCACCCGCGAAGAATTGAATACGATCGTCGACCGCACGACGCGCGGAGTGAAGATTGCCACCAATAAGATTATGGATGGTGAAGAGATTCAGCGTTGGCAGAAATTGGTTCGCGAAGTTATCCTCGCGACCCACGTGCAGGACTATATCGTTCGCTTGGTGTTGGCGACTCACCCCGCAGGTGAATTGGCTCAAGAGGTTACGAATCAGTATGTCCGCTGGGGGAGTAGCCCGCGTGGCGCTCAGACGTTGGCCTTGGCCGCTAAGGTTCGCGCTTTGCTCGACGGTCGGTTTAACGTCAGTTTTGAAGATGTCCGACGGGTGTTTCTACCGAGCATGCGGCACCGGGTCTTGCTCAACTTTGAGGCGCAAGCGGAAGGCATCGAGCCGGACCAAGTCTTGCTGGAAATATTGGAAAAAGTTCCAGAGAAGGCAAGCAACTAG